The DNA region TTGAAAGTAACGCGATAAGGCATTAAGCCTGTATTTTTCAGCGGTTCTTGCTTCCCATTAACATTGGCAACGCCGTTGCTCATCGAAATCACATCACCAGGGATGGCAATGCATCTTTTAATAAAGTTTTCGCGTTTATCTACCGGCCTGTCAACAATTGTAAAAGTGCTTCTTACCTGCTCGCGTCCCATGTTGCGAACGAGGTTATAATAGCTGTCTTCCTGATTCTCTACGGCCACTGTATCGCCCTCCGGGAAGTTGAATACCACAACGTCATTTCGCTTAATCTCTGATAATCCTGGCAAACGGTGGTATTTCCATTGAACGCCGTCCCAGTACGCTTTTGTAGATGTGGTTAAAGGCAATGTATGATGAGCGAAGGGAAATGCAACAGGCGTCATCGGAATACGTGCTCCATAATTTACCTTACTTACAAAAAGAAAATCGCCGATTAACAACGAGCGCTCCATTGAACCTGAGGGGATCGTGTAAGCCTCAATAAAAAACACGCGAATAATGGTGGCGGCTACAACAGCAAAAACAATTGCATCTACCCATTCTCGGGTTTTAGTTTTTTTCTTTTTTGGGGCATCTTTTCTTTTCTGCCAAAATTTATAGTTCATATATATCTTTATATTTTTTCGCGGCCCGTTATCCGGCCCTACCGACCCTCCGAAGGGAGCCGTTAGCGATACATTTTAGTTATTAGTTATCAAACTTTTAGCGCCATCACCTTTCAAACGCCGCTTTTCTGTGTTGTTCTACCCTCTAAGGCATTTAGGTTCACTTAAGTGCGTTGTTTATTCTAATTGCCTACTGTCTTCTTTCTCTCATCTCCAGACTCACAACTCCAAACTCCTGACTCCAAACTCCTGACTTCGGACCTCCGACTATCGGACTTCTCTTACTCAAAAATATCAGTAATGCTAAAAAATCCTTTTTTATCTTTTAGCCATTCTGCGGCTACAACCGCTCCCAACGCAAATCCTGCCCTACTATGTGCCGTGTGCTTTATTTCAATGTCGTCAACCTCGCTACTGTAAATTACCGAATGCGTTCCGGGTATATTTTCAATCCTGTGCGATTCGATCAGCAGTTGCTCGGCTTTTGGAAATACCTCTACATGAGTTCCTATCAATTCATTCAACCATTCCGATTTTCGGTCGAGGTTATCAACTATCCCTTCGGCAAGGGTTATTGCCGTGCCGCTCGGAGAATCCAACTTTTGGGTATGGTGTATTTCTTCTACCTGAACTTCGTAAGCCGGGTAGTTATTCATCAGCTTCGCCAGCATTTGGTTTAGCTTGAAGAACAAATTAACGCCTATACTGAAGTTAGACCCATACAACAGGGCATTGTTACTGCTGTTGCAATCATTCTTTACTTCTTGCAATTTTCCATACCAGCCTGTTGTGCCAACAACCACCGGAACGTTCGCATCAAAACAAGTGGAAATGTTATTCAAAACCGAATCTGGTGTACTAAAATCGATGGCTACATCGGCAAGTTTAAGGTTTTGCCTGGTCAAATCGGCTTGATTATCAATCGTGATCTTCAATACGATTTCGTGGCCACGTTCTAAAGCAAATTTTTCGATAATCTGCCCCATTTTGCCATAACCTAAAAGCGCAATTTTCATCATATTTAAAATGTTAGTGAGAGTTTTAAGGCGGGTGTACCATTAAAACCATATAGGGAATTTGAAGTGATTACTGAGGGTGAAACTTTAAAGCTCAGTTCATCATCAATATTAAAAAAGTGCAAACGAGCAGCTACATAAGCATCGATAACGTTGGCTGCATAGACCAAAAGGTACGAACCTAAAACAATCTGACGGTTTCTTCGGTAGGTATCCTTTCCATTGGTAATGCCCGATGTTGAGTATCTGCTACCAAAAGGCCCATTGGGATCCGGAGCACCATTATTGGCATCGCGATATTGCAGTTCTTTCAGAAAAAGCTTATATTGTTTGGTACTCTCTATGTACGACATGGTTAACACCGTAAAACCGGCATAAATAGCTGCTATTTTAGCCCCCGTGTACACCTTTTGCAAGGTTTGGCTTTTACCCGCCCTGGTACCATAGCCATCGTCGAGAATTTGCATATTGTACAGCTGCCCCCAGCCGGGAATAATCATCGATCGGAAAACCGCCTTTCTTCCTGCAACCTTTCCGGGATTTACATAAGCGGCTTTCATCGAATCTTGCCGGCTCATTACCTTGGTTGTAGTATCTTTCCTTACCGGCTTAATAACCTGTGTTTTTACACTATCGGTAGATTTTATTACCGTATCCCTAACCTGAGCCGAAGCAAGGTTTACGAAAAGGCCCGTAATTAAAGTAAACAGTATTAAAAACTTCACCTTATGCATTACCAATCCAATAGCTCTAAAATTCGATTCAAGTCGTCATCGCTCATAAAAGGGATTTCAATTGCGCCTTTTCCATTTTGAGCAACTTTTAATTTTACGCGAGTAGCGAATTTCGAGGCCAAATCATCCTGAAGTTTCTGATATTGAAACGATACACTTTTCGCTTTCGGCTTTTCTTCGGTTTTGAGCGCTGCATGCTGCAAATTGCGAACGAGCTCTTCTACTTTACGTACCGAAAGGCTTTTATCTAATATTTCCTGATGGATGAACAATTGCTTATCTACACCGTCGACATTGATTAAGGCACGGGCATGCCCCATCGAAATGCGTTGATCGCGGATGGAAGCCTGAATGGCGGGCGGAAGTTTCAACAACCTTAAGTAGTTGGTAACCGTAGTACGATTTTTCCCTACCCTATCGCCCAACTGCTCTTGTTTCAACCCTACTTCATCGATCATGCGCTGAAAACTTAGGGCCACTTCAATGGCGTTCAGGTTTTCCCGCTGAATATTTTCGATTAGAGCCATTTCCAACATCTGCTGGTCGTTAGCACTACGAATATACGCCGGAACTTGTGTTAAGCCGGCCAATTTTGATGCCCTGAACCTGCGCTCGCCAGAAATTAGCTGATACTTATTGGCACTTAGTTTCCTTACGGTAATGGGCTGAATTAAGCCTTGCACCTTGATCGAATCGGCAAGTTCATTTAGTGCAACCTGATCAAACTCTGTTCGTGGCTGGTATGGATTGGTTTCAACTTCGGTTAAACTTACATGACTGATGTTGCCAATCTGCTCTGTCTCACTAACGGCATTTGCCTGCTGTTTTGGCGGATGAGTAGATTCGCTATCATCTAAAAGCGCACTTAACCCTCTTCCTAAACCTGTTTTTCGCTGAAAAGATGTCATCTATAATTTATAAAGTTGCTGTAGTTATTTCTTCTTCTTTTAACAAACCGTTCTTTTTTACGATTTCGCGGGCAAGGTTAAGGTAATTTATTGCTCCCTTGCAATTTGCATCGTGCATAATTACCGATACGCCATAGCTCGGCGCCTCGCTCAATCGCGTATTCCGTTGAATTATGGTTTCAAAAACCAGTTCATTAAAGTGTGTTTTTACCTCTTCAACAACCTGGTTTGATAAACGCAAACGAACATCGTACATGGTAAGTAAAATGCCTTCTATTTCCAATTGAGGATTTAAACGGTTTTGAACTATTTTGATGGTATTTAACAGCTTGCCCAAGCCCTCTAACGCAAAATATTCGCACTGAACAGGAATGATTACAGAATCGGCAGCAGTTAATGCGTTAATGGTAATCAATCCCAAAGATGGAGAACAATCGATGATAATAAAATCGTATTGGTCTTTTATTTTCTCCAGTACTGCTTTCATTTTATACTCACGATCGCTGAGGTTGATCATCTCGATCTCGGCACCTACCAAATCAATATGCGCAGGTAAAAGATCTAAATTTGGTGTATCAGTTTTTTGAATCGCTTCCAGTGGATCGATGTCGTTAATGATACATTCGTAAATACTGTTCTTAATATTTCGGGGATCAAAACCAATGCCTGAGGTTGAATTTGCCTGAGGATCAGCATCTAACAATAGAGTTTTGTATTCTAACACGGCTAAACTGGCAGCCAGGTTTATTGATGAAGTTGTTTTACCAACGCCACCCTTTTGATTTGCTAATGCAATAATTTTGCTCATCTATATATCCCAAATGGTTTAACGTTTATTTTGGCGCTTTTATTTTTACCTGTTAATCGGCAAAAAGTTCTATTTTTGTGCTGTTTACGCCCTTTTTCTCAATCAGCTAAGATACAAACTATATGGCAATATTAGCAATAAGGGCATTCGGGTTTTAAACATCTTATTAACATTTGCCCATGATTACGATTATAGCCGCTACGAACAGACTCAATAGCAATACGCTTAAAGTTGCAAAATATTACCAGAACAATTTAAAACTTAAGGGGGTTGATGCGGAATTATTCAGCCTGGAACATTTGCCTGCAGATGTTTTAAATACGGATATGTATGGCAAACGCTCGGCGGCTTTTCAAAAAATTCAGGAGCAAATTACTGCTACGGACAAATTTTTATTTGTTATGCCAGAGTACAATGGCAGTTTCCCCGGCGTTTTGAAAGTATTGATTGATGCCTGTGCTTTTCCGGAAAGTTTCTTCGAAAAAAAAGCGGCGCTGGTTGGCATTTCATCGGGTAAATACGGCAATATTCGCGGTGTAGATCACTTTACGGGTGTATGTCATTATATTCGGTTGCATGTTTTACCGCTGCGCTTACACATTCCAAACATCCGTACGGAGCTGGATGCCGACGGGAATTTGAACCAGCAAGACACAATCAAGTTCGTTAATGAACAAATAGAAGCGTTTATTAACTTCTAAAAACCTCTCCCTGTAAAGTTTGTACTTGGCTAATTTTGTGCTTATATAGACTACTGCGCTACATCATTGCCTACCTGATAGGGAATCTTAAAGCTTCAAACTGGTTTATGGTATTAAAATTCCCGCATGCGCGAGAATGACGATTTGGTGAAATGGGAACTATGGGAATTGATCGAAATCACTTTCGATAGGTGGTCTCTTGCTAGCGTACAAGGCTCTGCCCCTCTCGTAAGGAAAGGGAAACAAAAGACTCGGGTTTGAACCTTTGGGTTTAAAGCAGAGGCTCTGAAATCCGCTCCCCCGGAGAGGGTGGTTACTAAGCCTGCCGAATCTCTGCCTTTCAAGGGATGAGGCCTCACTGCCTTTCAAATGGTGAGCTGTTAAGCAATATAAGGTTCCATTTCCTTATCAATGCTTTTGCGCAGTTCCATCAATTTTATGGCATAGCCGTGCATGGCGATTTCTCTTTCGGTTTTCGGTTTAAAGGGTGGTATGGGTTTTGGCTGCCCATCCTCATCAACAGCTACAAAAACGATAATACAGTGCGTATTTTTAACAAAGTCGGTTTGGCCGACGGGTTTCGAATAGGCATCAACCGCAATATGCATGCTTGTTTTGCCTGTATAAATAATTCGCGCCTCCATTTTTACCAGGTGGCCAATATGCACAGGGTGGAAAAACCTGATGCCGCCAACATAAACCGTTACGCAATAGCTCTGGCTCCATTGCAACGCACAGGCAAAAGCGGCCTGGTCGATCCATTTCATCATCATTCCACCGTGAACTTTGCCCCCATAGTTTACATCAGATGGCTCGCTCAAGAACTGTAGTTCGATGTGATTATTTGTTTTCGGCATAATTTGTTGTGTTTCGCAGGTTGAACAGTTCTGTTTATCGATACCAATATGCAAAAAAATCTGATTCGGGTGAAAAAAGAATAAAATGATAACAAGAATAAGCGTACAAAATTCTAATTGTACTTTAAACCTAAACATGAATGGTCCTCATCCTCAGAGATTATTTTTCTGAAAAAAAAGTAAGGGTAACAGTACTTTTTTTCTAGCAAATTCTCCTTTCGACTGAAGTGCTCCATAGGAGCTCCTACGGAGGAGAAATCGTTGAACCTTGGATAGAGATTTAGCTTCGCTGAGCACTTCGTGGTTCTCGGCTGCGCTCAAAATGACGACCCTTCTTAAAAGCATTCTTCGAAAAAACGGCGTCACTTATATTGATTTTATTTCCGAAAAATTAACACTCAGGATGATAGCAAAAAGAATTAGTCATCGAATGAATATAGCGACCACGCCTGGTATTCATCCGATGACTAGTGAACCAATGACAAATGAACTAATCATCAATGAACTAATGACTAATGACAAATGAACTAATGAACCAATAAACTACTTCGCCATAACGCTTATTGCATAACCTCCACCCGGTGCGCAAGGTATGCTTAGCTTCGTTCTGTTGGTTACTTCCATTTTGCGAATGGTATAGGCTTTTGGGTTGGTTTCGTAATGCGCATCTTTCGCATCGGCATAAATGGTTGCAATGTATTTTTTACCAGCATCAAGAAAGCTGAAATTAATGTTAGAAGTGCGTGCAACCTCATCATTGGTGCGCCCAACAAACCAGTTGTTTTTGCCTTTTGCCTTGCGGGCGAAAGTGATGTAGTCTCCCGGTTCTGCTTCCAAAACTTTGGTGTCATCCCAATCAACGGCAACATCCTTAATAAACTGAAAAGCATCGATGTATTTATTATAGGTTTCTGGTAAATCGGCAGCCATTTGCAGCGGACTATACATGGTTACATACAGCGCCAACTGACGGGCGAGTGTACTGTGAACAAACGAATTATTTTCGGGATTATAGGCACTCACTCTAGTTTCAAAAATGCCCGGCGTGTAGTCCATCGGACCACCAATTAAACGTGTAAATGGTAAAATTGTAGTATGATCGGCGTTGTTTCCGCCAAAAGCTTCGTATTCGGTTCCGCGGGCCGATTCATTGCCAATTAAATTGGGATAAGTACGGGCCAGGCCGGTTGGGCGAACTGCCTCGTGTGCATTTACCATAATTTTAAACTCGGCCGCCTTTTGTATGGCATACAGGTAATGGTTGTTTAGCCACTGCCCGTAATGATGCTCGCCACGGGGAATAATGTTGCCTACATAACCGCTTTTTACGGCATCGTAACCATTGGCTTTCATAAACTTATAGGCGGTATCTAAATGCCTTTCATAATTACGAACTGATGAAGAAGTTTCGTGATGCATAATCATTTTAATGCCTTTGCTGGCAGCATAACGGTGAATTTCTTTCACATCGAAATCGGGATATGGCGTTACAAAATCGAACACATAATCTTTGGTTTTGCCGAACCAATCTTCCCAGCCCTCATTCCAGCCTTCCACCAAAACGGCATCCAATCCGTTTTTTGCAGCGAAATCGATGTATTCTTTCACGTGAGTGGTGTTTGCGGCATGTTTTCCGTTCGGTATTGTTTTTGAGTAATCGGTAACACCCAGTTGCACACTCGTTAAATTGTTATAAGCCCAGGTGCTTTTGCCTGTAATCATTTCCCACCAAACGCCAACATATTTGGTCGGCTTAATCCAAGATACATCTTTAAACTTTGTAGGTTCGTTAAGGTTGTAAGTTAATTTTGAGGTTAAAATATCCGCAGCCTTGTCGCTTACAATAATTGTTCGCCATGGCGATAAACAAGGTGCTTGCATGTAGCCTTTATCGCCCACAGCATCGGGTGTTAACCACGATTCTAAAATCATATTCTTATCATCGAGGTTTAACGACATTAACGAATAATTGATCAAAGCGGCTTCGTGGATATTGATATAGAGGCCGTCTTTACTTTTCATCATCAAAGGGGTTTGCAAACCCGTTGGCGAGAAAGTGGTTTGCGATGCATTAGGCGTTACGGCGTCTTTCATTTTGCCACGAACTTCTGATAGGTTCGATGTTACGGTACTGTACTCTTGTGTATCATAATCGCCCGGCAGCCAAAATGCTTTATGATCGCCGGCCAAAGCAAACTGCGTTTTCTCTTCTTTTATAACGAAGTAATCGAGATTCTTCTGCTCCGGAAACTCATACCTGAAGCCGAGTCCATCATTAAATAAACGAAACCGAATGATGATGTAACGGTTAGTTTCCTTTTGGGTTAAGGTAACGGCAAGCTCGTTATAATGATTCACAATTTCCTTAACTTCTCCCCAAACAGGCGTCCAGGTTTCGTTAAAAGCACTCGTTTTCGTGTCTGATACTGTGAAGCCATTCATCAGGTGTTTGCCATCCTTTAATTGCAAACCCAGCTTGCTCACTTTAATCACATCCTTACCCTTGTATTTCAAGCTGTAGGTTGGTACGCCGCCCGCTGCCAACGAAAAATTTGCCACCAGATTACCATCAGGCGACTTCAAGCCGTTTTCGGGAACGTTCCCGAAAACGTCGCCGAAAAATAGCAAAGCGCCAATTAAAGTAAGGATTTTGAAGTGGTTAAAGTATTGGTTAAGTTTTTTATTCATATTATTATTTGTTTTGCTCATTTTTAGGTTGATTACTCGGAATCAGCTGATTATACAGGTTTTTGTTGTTCAATGAGTCGTCATTTCGCCCTTGCGGAGCTATCTTTCCTTTAAAGTGCTTTCCATTTCGCTACCGATGCAAATTCGATATAGTGCACTCCAGTCTAAATGACAACGTTCTTAGGTGTTAACGATAGAACTTACTTAATCTAAAAGCAATTGCTCATCATCGTCCGTTAAACTTAATTGAATAGTGTCGCTTCCGGCGATACCCTCAATGGAGCCTCGAATATGGGTTGCATTTAGAAGCACCTTTTCCAACTGTTTTTCGCGGGCTTTCCACAACCGCTCCATGGCATCACGCTCGCGTTGAATAGATAATTTCATACTCATAAATCCTTCGCGAATGGCTTTCCATTGTTCAGAAAACTCGGCTCCGGTTAAATAATCGTAAAGCATGTGCATTTTATCGCCCCGGTTTTCCTGCGATTTCATTGCGCTCGATAAACGCAAAATTCCGTCGCGTAAAACATACGCAACCGCATTCACTTCCTCAAACGAGCAAATCCAAACGCCATCACGCTGGCCAAAGCAATCCATACCTTTAGGATAACACTGACTTACAATTACGGCAACATCAACACCGAGGCTCCGCATGTCTTTCTTGAGTTTCTCAATCCAGTCGCCACCGAAATCTTTCGTACGTTTGCTTTCATAAATAATTTTGCCACATTCTTGTCCAAACTGGTTACGCACCACCTGGATACAATCGGCACCGCGAACGCCTTTGCCAACTTCATCAATTAAATCGAAAGGGAAATTACTGCGTAACAATTCCTCCAAAATCAGTTCCTGCACCTCACCCTGCAATTGCATACTGCCTTGCTCGGCCTTGCGTTTCATTTCTTCAGCAAGTTTTTTCTGGTCGGCAAGTTGCTTTTCCAGTTCACGCAAACGCAGCTGATGTTCAGTATCTTTAATGCTGTTTTTCTCGGCTTCCTGCTTACGAATTTGTTCCACCAACTCATTACGCTGTTCTTGCATTTTACGCTGAAACGCCAGTTCCATCTCTTCCTCTTTAACCTTAAGGCTTTGCTCTCTCCGCAAAAACTCAAGCTCTTTTTCGCGGGCAAGCTTTAACTTCTCTTCGTTTTCTTTGGCGTTGCCCTCCAATATTTGCAGTTTTGTTTCAAAATCAGAAGCAATGCGCTTACGCAAATCGCCCTCTAAATCGGTTTTCAATTTCGCTTTCTCTTCCGCTAATTTCGTTTCAAAAGACCGTTGTTGTTGCTGCTTTTCTGATTCTACGGTAGCTAATTTACGCTGAAATTCTTCATCCTTTTGCCTCGTAAAAGCAACCATCTTCTCTCTCAGTTCTTTCTTATAATCTTCGGCCATGGCTTCTTCCATCGGAAAAACATGGGCACAGTTAGGACATTTAATTTCGGTAGCCATAAATATTTTTTTACTTCATAAAAGAGGCGTTACAAAGATACCAAAGCTTTTTAGCATTGTGAAAGCGAGTTTTGCACCGTTTGGCTATAGCACTTTCGAGCGCACATCGTGGCCTACGGTTAAAATTTTGCTAACAGGGCACTTTGATGCAATGGTTTCCAGCCGGGCCTTTTGCTCTTCGGTAAGGTTGCCTGTGCAGGTAATCTCTTCGTAAAATACATCCTCGGCATTTTCTACGCCCATGTTCACTTCTACTTCAATTTTTTCCACCGCCCATCCCTTCCTGTCTACATACATCCGTAGCGTTATTGCCACACATGAGGCCAGCGAAGCCATCAAAAGTCCTTTCGGTGCAAAGCCCTTGTGCGTGCCGCCCAATTCAAGAGGTTCATCCACTACAATATCGTGCGATCCGTTAGTTACCGAACAAGCATAGTGTTCTTTGTTTATTGTTGCTTTTACCATTATTTTTTGTTTGTTAAAAGCTAAAGATTATGCTTTAACTTCGAATTTAAGTAAAATCGATGTCTTTTTTTCAAATATCACTGTGGCCGGGCTATGCGAGTCACTCCGCTCAGGGTGACAATGTTTTTTGTTTTTTTCTTAACTAAATGACATAGGCCATCCGCTGTAGCCCGCACCGAAAGGTAGCGGGGCTGCCACTCGGGTTTAATAATTAAAGGTCTGCAGGCTTTCGGTTCCAATCCATTTTTCCCATTCTAGTGACTAAAAATTACACTTAAGCATACCGATGGTAAAGCATTTGAACAATGGGCGACTGCCAACAACAAAAGCGGCAAACATTTGGTAAAAAGCGACTTGCAGGGCTGTCAAATCAAAAAAAATTAAACATTATGCCAATCGGTTTGTTCAATTATAGACCTGCAAGTGGGAGCCAACTATAAGCGTAAGTTAATAAAATATAGTATATTGGTAACACGCACGATAAAACACTTAAATAATAAACACATGAAATTTAGAAAATTAATCGGAAAATGCCTGGCGCATAAATCAAATAATAATGCTCAGGTAGCAATTGCCTTAGTTGCAGGACTTGCGGCTGGCGCAGTAATAAGCGTATTGTTTGCGCCTGATAGTGGTGCAGGAACAAGGGGAAGAATTGCCAGCGGAGCAAATAATCTACGTTATGGCTTTCGCGATAAATATAACCTGTTAAAAGAGAAGGTTTTTGGCGTTGAGGCAATTGAAGAGGATATTGTAGAGCACGAAGTTCCGCATTTTAAACACAAGGCACCTAAAAAACCTAAATCTGATATCAAAGAGATTTTAGAGCATGCGCATGACAATGGTCAGGTGCAAGAAGGACAGGGTTAGCCGCATTAACGGGTTAATTAACTGGTTAATTGTTCTAACTAATTAATTGTTATTGAAACGCCTCAAAGGTATTGCTCAACTTTTACTGCCATCTTCAGAATTGCGAGGTCCGAAGAAAAACGCCTACCTTGTACGCCAATTTTTTCGGACTTCGGACTTCGGACTTCGGACTTCGGACTTCGGACTTCGGACTTCGGACTTCGGATTTAAAACTACCCTTCAATAGCTTTCCAAAGCAGATCTTTCAGCTCGAGAAGATTTTTTTGTGCTACAGATGATATGAATATCGACGGAAGATTGGTTGGTAATTCCCGCTTCATTTCGTCCATAAGTTCATCGTCAAGCATATCTGATTTAGTAATGGCTAAAACATGTGGCTTTTGCATTAACTCAGGATTGTACGATTGAAGTTCTTTTTTCAGGATTTCATACTCTTCTTTTATGGAACGACTGGTATCGGCAGGCACCATAAAGAGCAAAACGGAATTTCTTTCTATATGGCGAAGGAAACGATAGCCCAAACCTTTACCCTTTGATGCGCCTTCGATAATTCCCGGAATATCGGCCATTACAAACGACTTTCCACCCCGGTAGCTCACTATGCCCAGGTTCGGAACAATAGTAGTGAAAGGGTAATCGGCAATTTCTGGCTTGGCTGCAGATACTACTGAAAGCAACGTAGATTTACCGGCATTTGGGAAACCCACCAAACCAACATCCGCCAAAACCTTAAGCTCAAGAATATTCCAAACTTCTTTGCCAGGCTCTCCGGGCTGGGAAAAACGTGGCGTTTGCTGTACGGCATTTTTAAAGTGCGCATTACCTAAGCCGCCCCGGCCTCCGGCTGTTAAAATTTTTGTTTCGCCATCCTGAGTGATCTCAAAAAGCACCTCTCCGGTTTCCGCATCTTTTGCGATAGTTCCGAGGGGAACCTCCAAAACTTCATCCTTACCTTGTTTTCCAAACTTGTGCGAACTGCCGCCTGCACCGCCATCTTCGGCTATGATGTGTTTACGGTATTTCAAGTGCAGTAATGTCCAAATGTGAACGCTTCCTCTCACAATAATGTGTCCACCACGACCGCCGTCGCCCCCATCAGGACCGCCCATTGATGTTAAAATATCACGATGCAAATGAGAAGAACCTGCACCGCCTTTACCTGAACGGCAACAAATTTTTACATAATCTACGAAATTCGAACCTTGTGACATATTAAGTGAGTGAGTTATTGAATGAATGAGTGAATGATAGAATGGTGATTGACAAAATGAGTGTTTATTGACTCAGCGAGTTGTTAATTAGTGAATGTGTGATTTAATTCTCAAATACTTTACACCAAAGCCAGTTTGAAAAACGCCGTAAAGTTAAAGAGTTACAACGGTAAACGTCATAACTCTTTTATAAATAATCAAGATTTGAAGTCGTTTTACAAATGTGATATTTGCTATTGACTACTTGATACGGAATATCTAAAACTGATCAATTACTGCACAAAGATCAGCGTAAATCTTTTCTATTTCACCAATTCCGTTTACTTTCCTAAGCTTTCCCTGTTCTTCGTAGTACGGTAACACGTGGATGGTTTTCTCAAAGTATTCTGAAATTCGCTTTTTTAACTTTTCAGCATCGTCATCCGGGCGGCCGCTAACTTTATGGCGCTCAGCAATGCGCTTTGTTAACTCTTCCTGATCGACATCGAGGGCGATAACACCGGCAATTTTGCTGCCCTTACGCTCTAAAAATAAATCAAGTTCTTTTGCTTGCGGAACTGTACGGGGAAAACCGTCGAAAACAAATCCCTTTGCATCAGGGTTTTTATCAACTTCTTCCTCAAGCATAGCGATTGTAATTGCATCAGGA from Pedobacter endophyticus includes:
- the obgE gene encoding GTPase ObgE; amino-acid sequence: MSQGSNFVDYVKICCRSGKGGAGSSHLHRDILTSMGGPDGGDGGRGGHIIVRGSVHIWTLLHLKYRKHIIAEDGGAGGSSHKFGKQGKDEVLEVPLGTIAKDAETGEVLFEITQDGETKILTAGGRGGLGNAHFKNAVQQTPRFSQPGEPGKEVWNILELKVLADVGLVGFPNAGKSTLLSVVSAAKPEIADYPFTTIVPNLGIVSYRGGKSFVMADIPGIIEGASKGKGLGYRFLRHIERNSVLLFMVPADTSRSIKEEYEILKKELQSYNPELMQKPHVLAITKSDMLDDELMDEMKRELPTNLPSIFISSVAQKNLLELKDLLWKAIEG
- a CDS encoding YtxH domain-containing protein; amino-acid sequence: MKFRKLIGKCLAHKSNNNAQVAIALVAGLAAGAVISVLFAPDSGAGTRGRIASGANNLRYGFRDKYNLLKEKVFGVEAIEEDIVEHEVPHFKHKAPKKPKSDIKEILEHAHDNGQVQEGQG
- a CDS encoding adenylate kinase, encoding MLNLVLFGPPGAGKGTQSEKLIAKYQLVHVSTGDLFRAHVKGETALGKKVSQLLADGELVPDAITIAMLEEEVDKNPDAKGFVFDGFPRTVPQAKELDLFLERKGSKIAGVIALDVDQEELTKRIAERHKVSGRPDDDAEKLKKRISEYFEKTIHVLPYYEEQGKLRKVNGIGEIEKIYADLCAVIDQF
- a CDS encoding OsmC family protein; the encoded protein is MVKATINKEHYACSVTNGSHDIVVDEPLELGGTHKGFAPKGLLMASLASCVAITLRMYVDRKGWAVEKIEVEVNMGVENAEDVFYEEITCTGNLTEEQKARLETIASKCPVSKILTVGHDVRSKVL
- a CDS encoding DUF2130 domain-containing protein — its product is MATEIKCPNCAHVFPMEEAMAEDYKKELREKMVAFTRQKDEEFQRKLATVESEKQQQQRSFETKLAEEKAKLKTDLEGDLRKRIASDFETKLQILEGNAKENEEKLKLAREKELEFLRREQSLKVKEEEMELAFQRKMQEQRNELVEQIRKQEAEKNSIKDTEHQLRLRELEKQLADQKKLAEEMKRKAEQGSMQLQGEVQELILEELLRSNFPFDLIDEVGKGVRGADCIQVVRNQFGQECGKIIYESKRTKDFGGDWIEKLKKDMRSLGVDVAVIVSQCYPKGMDCFGQRDGVWICSFEEVNAVAYVLRDGILRLSSAMKSQENRGDKMHMLYDYLTGAEFSEQWKAIREGFMSMKLSIQRERDAMERLWKAREKQLEKVLLNATHIRGSIEGIAGSDTIQLSLTDDDEQLLLD